Genomic DNA from Paucilactobacillus hokkaidonensis JCM 18461:
TACTGACAATCGCGCGAATTTTACGTGGATTTTTGATCATCGCTGGTTGTTGCATCATTGCCTCAAATTCGGGCTCATCAAAACCAGCCACTATTCGGTAGTCAAAATTTGCAAATACCTGTCTAAAAATCGGAATTTTACCTGCTGCTACCCGCCAACTAAGTCCTGCTTGAAATACCGCCACAACCAATAGCTCAAACAAAACCCGATTATCATGAGTTTCATGGCCAAACAGCTGATGATATTCATTAGTACCATTGCTTGAATCAAGTTGCATTTTTGTTACTCACTTTCTAACATCGATTACTTTAATTTATTAATTATTTCATCTAACAGCTTAATTCAAACAACGAGTTTTTGCTACCTCTATTTAACCTGTGCTAACCCTTTCATTTCCTGTACATATTTGGTAATCGCTTCGGTAGCAGAATCTGGATGTTCTTCAATTAGCTTCACAATTCCAGACCCCACAATCGCACCATCTGCAATTTGGTTCATCCGTTGCACCTGTTCTGGCGTATGGATGCCAAACCCAACTGCAACGGGAGTATCCGTCACTGCTTTGATTTGTGCAATCGTGGCAGATAAATCTTTCGCAACCTTATCACGCATCCCCGTGACACCTAACGACGAAACTAAGTAAAT
This window encodes:
- a CDS encoding DNA-3-methyladenine glycosylase I, with the translated sequence MQLDSSNGTNEYHQLFGHETHDNRVLFELLVVAVFQAGLSWRVAAGKIPIFRQVFANFDYRIVAGFDEPEFEAMMQQPAMIKNPRKIRAIVSNSRAIIKLAPEFNDFNDYLWHFTNQQVWIMNIEPDAPLNQQSSLGTLVAKDMKKRGFKFVGPTTVQLLLLAAGIIQRMEK